In one Spirosoma rigui genomic region, the following are encoded:
- a CDS encoding class I SAM-dependent methyltransferase: MHRLWIIAFTFLMACGQGSSQQAVTTAAPTDSAGVYRFGDASRDGIGKFYAGREIAHVMGHLGASWLERPEREQEERTDLLLKALDLKPTDVVADIGAGTGFFTFLMAPEVPRGKILAVDIQPEMIDYLNEGKAKRKVSNVQPVLGTESDPKLPAGSVDLAILIDAYHEFSYPREMMSRIASSLKPGGRVALVEYRAEDPNVPIKELHKLSVAQATKEMKAVGLKLLKNDKRLPQQHIMFFGK; this comes from the coding sequence ATGCACCGTCTCTGGATTATTGCCTTTACGTTCCTGATGGCTTGTGGTCAGGGTTCATCGCAACAGGCTGTCACGACAGCCGCCCCCACCGATTCGGCCGGGGTGTACCGCTTTGGGGATGCCAGCCGGGATGGTATCGGTAAGTTCTACGCCGGGCGTGAGATTGCCCATGTCATGGGCCACCTGGGCGCGTCGTGGCTGGAGCGCCCGGAACGCGAGCAGGAAGAGCGTACTGATCTGCTGCTGAAAGCCCTGGACCTCAAACCAACCGACGTTGTAGCCGACATTGGTGCCGGAACGGGTTTTTTTACGTTCCTGATGGCTCCCGAAGTGCCCAGGGGCAAGATCCTGGCCGTGGACATTCAGCCCGAGATGATCGACTACCTCAACGAAGGGAAGGCAAAACGAAAGGTCAGTAATGTACAGCCGGTGCTGGGCACCGAATCAGACCCTAAACTGCCCGCTGGCAGCGTTGACCTGGCTATTCTGATCGATGCCTATCACGAATTCTCGTATCCGCGTGAGATGATGAGCCGGATTGCCTCGTCGCTGAAACCCGGCGGGCGGGTAGCACTGGTTGAATACCGCGCCGAAGACCCGAACGTTCCCATCAAGGAACTGCACAAATTAAGCGTTGCACAGGCAACGAAAGAGATGAAAGCCGTTGGTCTGAAGCTGCTGAAGAATGATAAGCGCTTGCCCCAGCAGCACATCATGTTTTTCGGGAAGTGA
- a CDS encoding phage holin family protein, with the protein MNLILHLLLDAAVIFGLAYLMPQIHVKSFGTALLIAVLLGLLNFFVGWIIRFPLNLVTFFLLSGIVRIVVTALLLKLIDKFMDSFTIEGFWPALLIALAVAVAGTLIDRSAPTQQMVDSGYVASLVSSLRFA; encoded by the coding sequence ATGAACCTCATACTACACTTGCTCCTTGATGCCGCCGTAATTTTTGGTCTGGCTTACCTCATGCCCCAGATCCACGTCAAAAGCTTTGGCACTGCCCTGCTTATCGCGGTACTGCTCGGCCTCCTTAATTTCTTCGTTGGCTGGATTATTCGCTTTCCCCTTAACCTGGTCACGTTCTTTCTGTTATCGGGTATTGTTCGTATTGTCGTGACGGCCCTGTTGCTGAAGTTGATTGACAAGTTCATGGATAGCTTCACCATTGAAGGGTTCTGGCCGGCACTGCTCATTGCCCTGGCGGTAGCTGTTGCCGGTACACTCATCGACCGGTCAGCGCCAACGCAGCAAATGGTTGACTCGGGCTACGTAGCCAGTCTGGTTTCTAGTTTGCGTTTCGCTTAA
- a CDS encoding amino acid permease: MSLFRKKTVTQILSDAAEGESSKLVKTLGVRDLTSFGIAAIIGAGIFSTIGLASYNGGPAVSLLFVFTAIACVFTALSYAQFASTVPVSGSAYTYAYVAFGEIFAWVIGWALILEYAVSNMVVAISWSEYFTSMLSGFGITFPKYFATDYGSASRAFALVEQTRQAGTSLDTLPENTRVLADAYANAPVVGDLHLIANLPAGAITVLITALVYIGIKESRTASNILVVLKLAVIALVIGVGAFYVKPANWSPFAPNGVSGVLSGVASVFFAFIGFDSISTTAEECKNPQRDLPRAMLYCLAICTILYVLITLVLTGMVNYKELGVSDPLAYVFQKVNLDFVAGVISVSAVVAITSALLVYQLGQPRIWMTMSRDGLLWKRFSTIHPKYKTPSFATIITGFLVAVPSLFMDLKFFVDLTSVGTFFAFILVCAGILFLDAKGLTAQSKFKVPYINGKYIIGLVLLAVMAYALTTGHLLQTLESKPLLAVFWGVWVVLAVQGFRYNFSLLPVIGVLTNLYLMTELGASNWQIFGIWLIIGLAIYFSYGFRKSKLAGQ; this comes from the coding sequence ATGTCCTTATTCCGAAAAAAGACCGTAACGCAAATTTTGAGTGATGCCGCTGAAGGTGAATCCAGCAAGCTTGTCAAGACATTAGGCGTTCGCGATCTTACTTCATTTGGCATCGCAGCCATCATTGGAGCCGGTATATTCAGTACCATCGGACTGGCCAGCTACAACGGTGGCCCGGCCGTATCGCTGTTGTTTGTTTTCACCGCCATCGCCTGTGTGTTCACCGCGCTCAGCTACGCTCAGTTTGCCAGTACGGTGCCGGTGAGTGGCAGCGCTTATACGTATGCCTATGTCGCCTTCGGTGAAATTTTTGCCTGGGTCATCGGTTGGGCGCTCATTCTGGAATATGCCGTTAGTAACATGGTCGTCGCCATTTCCTGGTCGGAGTACTTCACGTCGATGCTAAGCGGGTTCGGAATAACCTTCCCCAAGTATTTCGCTACGGACTACGGCTCGGCGTCGCGTGCGTTCGCACTGGTTGAGCAGACCCGGCAGGCGGGTACTTCGCTCGATACATTACCCGAGAATACGCGGGTGCTGGCCGATGCATATGCCAACGCGCCTGTGGTTGGTGATCTTCATCTTATTGCCAATCTGCCCGCCGGGGCCATTACGGTGCTTATTACGGCCCTGGTGTACATTGGTATCAAGGAGTCCCGCACGGCCAGCAATATTCTCGTTGTGCTGAAACTGGCCGTCATTGCGCTGGTCATTGGCGTGGGTGCGTTCTACGTGAAGCCAGCCAACTGGTCGCCGTTTGCGCCCAACGGTGTATCGGGGGTCCTGAGTGGGGTGGCGTCGGTTTTCTTCGCGTTTATCGGGTTTGACTCCATCTCGACTACGGCCGAAGAGTGCAAGAACCCGCAGCGTGACCTGCCCCGTGCCATGCTCTACTGCCTGGCTATCTGTACCATATTGTACGTGTTGATCACGCTCGTTCTGACGGGTATGGTCAACTACAAAGAGCTGGGCGTGAGCGATCCGCTGGCCTACGTATTTCAGAAAGTTAACCTGGACTTTGTGGCCGGCGTAATTTCGGTCAGTGCTGTCGTAGCCATAACGAGTGCGCTACTGGTGTACCAGCTCGGTCAGCCCCGTATCTGGATGACCATGAGCCGCGATGGGCTGTTGTGGAAGCGGTTTTCGACGATTCACCCCAAATATAAAACGCCTTCGTTCGCGACGATCATCACCGGTTTTCTGGTAGCCGTACCATCGCTGTTCATGGACCTGAAATTTTTCGTCGACCTCACCAGCGTTGGTACGTTCTTCGCCTTCATTCTCGTATGCGCCGGTATTCTGTTTCTCGACGCGAAAGGCCTGACAGCGCAGTCGAAGTTCAAGGTGCCTTACATCAACGGCAAATACATCATCGGGCTGGTGTTACTGGCTGTGATGGCCTACGCGCTGACGACGGGTCATTTGCTGCAGACACTGGAGAGTAAGCCTTTGCTGGCCGTTTTCTGGGGTGTCTGGGTGGTGCTGGCGGTGCAGGGTTTCCGGTATAACTTCTCGCTGCTGCCCGTGATTGGGGTTCTGACAAACCTATACCTGATGACCGAACTGGGTGCCAGTAACTGGCAGATCTTCGGGATCTGGCTGATCATTGGCCTGGCGATCTATTTCTCCTATGGTTTTCGGAAGAGCAAACTAGCTGGTCAATAG